In Thunnus thynnus chromosome 13, fThuThy2.1, whole genome shotgun sequence, the following proteins share a genomic window:
- the orai2 gene encoding protein orai-2, with amino-acid sequence MSSELNVPMGSPAPGVSERAPDGGGMDYRDWVRRSYLELVSSNHHSVQALSWRKLYLSRAKLKASSRTSALLSGFAMVAMVEVQLEMQYSYPRVLLIAFSVCTTVLVAVHLFALLISTCILPNVEAVSNIHNLNSVSESPHERMHHYIELAWGFSTALGILLFLAEVVLLCWIKFLPVDSCGAKKANACSTTTATATPKPTLASPQNSGWQAALASTIIMVPVGVIFVVFTIHFYRSLVRHKTERHHQEIEELHKIKVQLDGQERGLQTV; translated from the exons ATGAGCAGTGAGCTGAACGTACCTATGGGTTCTCCGGCTCCGGGGGTGTCAGAGCGGGCTCCAGACGGCGGGGGGATGGACTATAGGGACTGGGTGAGGCGCAGTTACCTGGAGCTGGTCAGCTCCAACCACCACTCAGTGCAGGCCTTGTCCTGGAGGAAACTCTACCTGAGCCGGGCCAAGCTGAAGGCCTCCAGCAGGACCTCCGCACTGCTCTCCGGCTTCGCGATG GTGGCGATGGTGGAGGTGCAGCTGGAGATGCAGTACAGCTACCCTCGTGTGCTCCTCATCGCCTTCAGCGTGTGCACCACCGTGCTGGTGGCGGTGCACCTCTTCGCCCTGCTGATCAGCACCTGCATCCTGCCCAACGTGGAGGCCGTCAGCAACATCCACAACCTCAACTCGGTCAGCGAGTCGCCCCACGAGCGCATGCACCACTACATCGAGCTGGCGTGGGGCTTCTCCACGGCTTTGGGTATCCTGCTGTTTCTAGCGGAGGTAGTGCTCCTCTGCTGGATCAAGTTCCTGCCAGTAGACTCATGCGGGGCCAAAAAGGCGAACGCCTGCAGCACGACGACCGCCACCGCCACACCGAAGCCTACGTTGGCCTCGCCGCAGAACAGCGGCTGGCAGGCAGCGCTGGCCTCAACCATCATCATGGTCCCCGTGGGGGTGATTTTCGTGGTGTTCACCATTCACTTCTACCGCTCTCTGGTGCGCCACAAGACGGAGCGCCACCACCAGGAGATCGAGGAACTGCACAAGATTAAGGTGCAGCTGGACGGCCAGGAGAGAGGCCTCCAGACTGTGTGA